In the genome of bacterium, the window CCGAATCCATTCCATAATAAAACCATTATTCAATACTCAGGGATAGTTAATCGAAAAAACATATCGGATAACGAATATACGGATCAACAAATAGCAATTTACAATATAGGTGGTAAATTGGTTAAGTCCTTCCCTTTAATTGCTTTTGAATCGGAACGTAACCCGATAACTTGGGATGGCAAAGACAATTTGGGACAACCAGTGCCACCGGGGATATATTTTTGTAAATTTAACTTAAATTCTATAAAAAAACTTAATATCACTAAAAAAATAATTCGCATGGCTTTTGACAAGGCATACAAATAACATTAATATAATAACAGGAGGAATATGAAAAAATATTTAATCTCCGGAATAACAATTGTTTTTGTTTTATTTATTACTTTTCTAGCCAAAGCTATAATTTCAGAACAAATCACATTCTCACATCTTAATGTTGTTCCTCAGGAAAAGACTAGCCAGTTATCAAATATTAAGAATGATTTCCTCGTTAATAATGATACGAGTGGCGGTTGCAAACAAGCCAACCCAACAGTCGCAATGTCTTATTCCGGTAACATACTAGTAGCATGGGAAGATATGAGAAATGGGAATGACTATGACATCTATGCGTGTAAATATGCCTTAAATGGAATACCGCTAACTTCTATATTTCGAGTGAATAATGATTCCGGCGGTTCAGCACAAAATACTCCATCTATATCGGCAGACAGCATAGGTAATTTTGTAATCGTATGGAATGATACTAGAGATGGGGAACCCAATATCTATGGTCAATTATATAACAACCAGGCTATCCCCCAAGGGAATAATTTCATCGTAAACGATGATAACAGCGGGGAAACACAGGATGAGCCGGCCGTAGCATTCCTAGCAGACAATAAATTTGCAGTAGTATGGACAGACCAACGCAATAGAACTACAAGAGATAGAGATATTTATTGTCAGATATACAACTTAAATGGAACTAAAGTCGGGAATAACTTCTTCGTTAACAATGATGGTTCAAGGGTAGGACAAAGAACTCCTCATATATCTCCTGATGGACCAAATACTTTTTCCGTAGTATGGGGCGATTCCAGACAAAATGAATTAGATATATTTTGCCAAAGATATACATCATCAGGAACTCCAATTAATACTAATTTTAAAGTTAATGATGATACAACAAATAATTTTTTTGGATGGTATCCTTTTATAAATAGCAATCTTAATAACCAAAATGTAATAGTATGGAGAGATAACCGCATAAAACTTTCCGATCCAAGAATATGGGGACAAAAATATCAACCAAGTACGGGTTTAATAGGAACAAATTTTTGTGTTAATCTGACAGGTAAGTGTTGCTGGCATTCATTAACAAAACTTACCTCAGTAGGAGTAGATAGTGCAGGAAATTTCAACATAGTATGGACGGATAATAGACGAACACAAAACGCCACAGATACCTATATCCAAAAATATGACTCAAATGGAAATCCCATTGGCAATAATACACTAGTTAATAACTCCCCGTCAGATGACCCAAACACTGAATTATTATCTTCCGCCCCCATGATTGTTACTCAAAAACATAACACCCAAATTCAATCGACAGTTGTATGGCAAGATAAACCGGACAGCGAAGATATTAATATTATGTTACAAACTTATGATAACGCAAATAATCCGATTGGGAATAATATAAATATAGTCCCGGAAGCCGGTACGCGCCCGCAAACACAGCCTCAAATTGCAATAAATGAAAATGGTAATTTTGTGATTGTCTGGGAAGATAGACGGGAATGGTATCATTGTGATATATTTGCTCAAAGATATGATAAAACCGGAAACCCCATCGGCACTAATATAAAAGTAAATGATAGCACGCATTACGACAATAACGCAATGCCTGCAGTAGCAATAGATACAAATGGTGCATTTATAGTAGTATGGAGAGAATCGGATATGTTTATATCTGCTAGGAAATATGACACAAATGGAAATCCAACAAGTCTCCCGTTTCAGGTAATTTGTTTAACTGCAGGCTTTGCAATGGCATCCAGTGAACCTAAAATCGCAGTAGATGTAAAAGGTAATTTCGTAGTAGTGTGGGAAGACCTCCGGTTAGATAATAAATTTCCGGATATATTCGGGCAAAAATATTCTGCAGATTGTACACCCATAGACACTTTGTTTAAAGTTAATGAAGTAACCGGAAACCAAAGCATATTACCAAATATAAGTATGAAAAAAAATGGAGAATTCATAGTTGTATGGCAAGAAGAAGAATATTTACAGGATAAAGTCCATTTTGATGTAGAAGGACAAAGATTTGATTCGCTTGGACAAAAAATAGGAACAAATTTCATAATAAATGATGACGCAGCATTCGCCGTTCAACAATACAATCCAACTGTAGTTTTAAAAGAAAATGGTGAATTTATAGTTGTGTGGGAAGATTATAGAAACGGTAATGCAGATATTTATTGCCAGAGACTTGATTCAAGTGCCTTGCCAATAGGTTCTAATTTTAGAATAAACCAGGATTTCGATTCTTCTCTACAACGATTTCCTGCCGTAACGGTAATTCCGGAATCCGGAAATTTCATAGTTAGCTGGACAAGTTCAAAAAATGTAAACATGCAAATAATGGCACAAATACTGGATAGCACAAGTAACTTTATAGATAACAATTTCGTAGTCAATGAAACTCCTTTTCACGCTTCTAATCAACGTTGGGGGAAAAGCGGAAGAAATATTGCTGCTAATAATGAACTTATAGCATTCACATGGATGGATAACCGGAGACTTCAGGGCTGGGACATCTACGCAAAACTTATTGGGAAAAAATCAGCGATTGAAGACAATTCTCAAACTAAAATTATTATATCTCCTAATCCAGTGTATAAAAAACTTACCGTACGATATACCGTCCCCAAAACAGGAAATTATTCAATATCTTTATATGATATAGCAGGAAGACAAGTAATTAAACAATCTCAAGGAAAAAAGACAAAAGGAACTCATTCTGCAGAGTTTGATGTTTCAAAATATAGTTCTGGAATTTATTTTACTAAAGTTGACGGGAATTTAACGCCACAAAGCAATGTAAATAAAGTTGTCATTTTCAAAGATTCGAAATGAAAACAATAATGAAACATCCCGCCCCGACAGTGAAAATAATTAGCAAAATCTCTGAAATGCAAGAAATATCTAAAGAGATTCGCAAGAAAAATATCTCTATAGGATTCGTGCCTACTATGGGAGCCTTACATAAAGGTCATATTTCACTCATAGATATTGCTAAAAAACATAGTCGATTTGTAGTAGTAAGTATATTCGTTAATCCAACACAATTTGGGCCAAAAGAAGATTTTAATAAATATCCCAGAACTTTTAACAAAGATATCGAACTCTTATCTGAAAAAAAAATAGATATACTATTTGCACCAACAAACAACGAAGTGTATCCCGAAGGATACCGAACATACATTGATATCCCTAGTTTCTCAAACAAACTATGCGGAAAATCAAGGCCTACTCATTTTAAAGGCGTTTGCACAATCGTAGCTAAATTATTTAATATTGTTAATCCGGATATTGCGGTGTTTGGCGAAAAAGATGCACAACAAGTAATTATTCTAAAGAAAATGACAAAAGATCTTAATTTCCCAACAAAAATTATAACAGGAAAGATAATAAGGGAACCAAATGGGCTTGCTATGAGTTCCAGAAATAAGTATCTCACTAATAAGCAAAAACAAAATGCCTCAATTATCTATAAGACTCTTAGAGAAACAGCAAATAAAATTAATAAAGGAGAACGCAATATTCCAAAACTAAAAAAATTTATAAAAGATGGAATATTAACAAAAATGACATATTCCTCCCCGTCAGAGAATAGTTTAAAAATAGATTACATAGAAATTATAAACAAAAATAATCTACAACAACCCAAAACACTTAAAGGCGAATGTTTAATTGCAATAGCTGTATGGTACGGGAAAACAAGGCTTATAGATAACATAACCGTTAACTGTTGAAAAGATTTACAATCTATCCATATTCAAGATAGCTTTTAAATGTTTTTATAATTTTATTTTAGAAATTGACAAAAATCATTTGTAGGTTATAAGTATCACATTAATTTTAATTAGGAGGTAAAAAAATGGGTGCACCAAGACGGAGAGTCACTAAAACAAGAGGCAGAGACAGAAGAACAAACTGGAAAAGTAAACCAACTCAGCTTATAGCTTGCTCAAAATGTGGAACTCTAATATTACCACATAGAAGATGTCAGAAATGCGGTAATTATAAAGATAAAGAAGTTCTTATATAAACAACCTTTTTTCTTTATTGAAACCAAAAATTTAGATATCTGTTTTAGAATATATAAAAAGATAAGGTTAATGGCTGGTAAATCAATTAACGCTTTCAACAAAGAACGCAAAGAACTTAATACCACTGTAATGGAATACAGCGGGTTAAGTATGAAAAGATTTTTTAGCCTTGATTCTCAGGTATATCGTAAAGGTAAACTTTCCGAGAAAACTAAAGAACTTATTGGACTTGTATCTTCACTTGTATTGAGATGCGATGATTGTATTAAATATCATACAATTCAATGCTACGAAAAAGGTATCACCGATAATGAACTTGAAGAAGCCATTTCTATAGGACTAATAGTCGGCGGCTCAATCACTATCCCCCACATAAGAAAAATATTCAAACTCTGGAAAGAATTAAAAAGAAATGCAAAACTTTAGTCACCTTATTGATAAAATAACAGTAATTGTTGACAACAATTTAGAAAGAGACGGAAAACTCAAAGATATTTGTAAATTACTTAAAGATAATATTCCTCATTATAATTGGGTCGGATTTTATATTGCGGAAAACTCAAAACCGGAACTCATTCTTGGCCCTTATATAGGAACCCCAACCGAACATACAAAAATACCATTTGGAAAAGGTATATGCGGACAAGCAGCAGAAAGAAAAGAAACTTTTGTCGTTCAGGATGTCTCGAAAGAAACTAATTATCTCTCCTGTAACATAAACGTAAAGTCCGAAATAGTAGTTCCTATTTTCAAAGATAATAAAATAGTAGGCGAACTCGATATTGACTCACACGCCACTTCCCCCTTTACAAAGGAAGATAAAGATTTTCTAGAAAATATATGCAAAATAATCTCTAAAGTCTTTTAATCTCCCCCTTAATCCCTATAAAAATTTGACACAATGTTTGTATCACTTTTGATACAGAAGAACTAAAAAAACCTCTTTAGTTATATTTGTTTTCTCCTCAATTCCATTTATTCTCAGCCATTAACAGACACCCCTCAATTATTGACACAATGTTTGCTATATACCCTCTTTGAAAGGAGAAAATATAAAATGAAAAAGATTATAATGATTGTCGCAATAAACTTCTTTCTAACAAATCTCCTTTTGGGAGATAATCCTACATTAACAAATATACCGCTAAAACAGGAAGATTTGATTAAAATTGCAACAAATTCCACCGATAAGGAAGTCCACACATCTTCAAAAGAGCCTTTAACTGCAGGATTACTTTCTTTGAACTGCCCGGGACTCGGACAAATTTATTGCAGACAATATAAAAGAGGTATCCTTTATCTTTCTTCGGAAATAGGATGCCTTATGTTAGCAGTTTCACTGTCCGGGATAGAATTACAAAAATATAGCTGGATAATAAATAGTGAATTCAGTAGTAAAAAACTACAATTTATTCAAGATAAAGCATCAAACACATCCGTTATAAAAACAACAGGAACAATAGCTTTATTTGCAACCGCAATAGGCTTGCATATCTGGAATATGGCAGATGCGTATTCTATTGCGCAGGAAAACAATAAAAAACTATCCTGGATAAAGGATGTAGACATACAAATAGGTTTTAAAAATGATAACCCGTTTTTAAAATTTACCGCTCTTAAAAAATTCTAATTAAAACTATTTCCAACTCAAACATCCATACCATAAAAACATTTGACATTGAATTATTTGTAAAGTATGGTTACTATAATAAATAATCCATTAAAAAGGAATAAAGGAGGAACCTATGAACATTAAATTAAAATTTATGATTAATTCCTTTCTGCTTTTATCCTCAATCACTGCATTTTCTACGCCATTTTCCTTGGTCAAAGAACAATCCGGCTTAACTTTATACTTTCCACAACCCCTGCTGAAAGAACCAATTGGTTGTATCTACCTGAATAATGAATTTTTAACTGCTTTATCAGAAAAGAATATCTCTGATGGAAATATTCCCCTAAATCCTTCACTATCCGACAAAATAATCCAATCCGATAAATTTACGATTTCCATACTAATACAAGGCGCGTTCAATAAAAATATTATAGAAATAACGAACTCTGCCGTTTTTTCTTATAAAAACTCTAAAACGCAATACATAAGCGAAACAACTACCGATAATGAACTGAAACTTTTGGCATTTAAAAGATTTGATGAACTTAGAAACATTCGTAAAGCCATAATAGATAACAACGCTCACTGGACCGCAGGTTTAAACAAAATATTTATGCTCCCTGATGAAAAACGCAATAACCTATTTCAGGGAATGCACCAACCAACCGATTCTACAACCCAAAAATCTTTCGTCTCCCCTCTTGCGTTACCCGATTCCTTCGATTGGCACACTAAAGACGGGAAAGATTGGATGTCTCCTGTGAAAGACCAGGGGAGTGTTTGTGGAAGCTGCTGGGCTTTTGGAGCTGTCGGGGTAGCAGAAGCGGCTACAAATATAGGGGAAAACAATCCGGATATCGACCTTGACCTTGCGGAACAAACTCTTGTTACCGACTGTTGCACTAGCTGTGGAGATTGCGCCGGTGGTAATGATGAGACTTCTCTTCTTTTTATAAAATCCACCGGGATTCCTCTTGAATCCTGTGACCCATACACTGCCTGTAACGGTGTCTGCGACAGATGCACGGATTGGTTATCCCAAACAAGAAAAATTACAACATATGCTAAAGGACAGGCTGGAAGCGGAGCAAGTAATATAAACATATCTAAACTTCAAACTGCCCTCTCATCTGGTCCAATAAGTTCTTATATGAACATCTATGAAGATTTTCTTTCTTACGCATCAGGCGTTTATAAACACTTAACAGGTCTGGTTTTAGGAGCACACATTGTCGTCCTGACCGGATGGAACAACAAAGATTCCTGCTTTAATGTAAAAAACTCATGGAGCCCTACATGGGGTGAAAATGGGTATTTTAGAATAAAATACGGACAGTGCAGTCTTGGATATTTTTATTGCCAGGCTACTTATACCGCATTATCAGTAAATGCCGGAAAAGATACTTCAATATTGTCGGGAGATTCTATCACTCTTAGCCCAACAATTACAGGCGGCGCTCCCAATTACTCAAAAACGGCTCCTAATAATTATACATATAACTGGACGCCCTCGCTAGGTCTATCCAATCCAACAATAAAAACTCCAAAAGCATCCCCCGCAGTGATTACTAATTACATATTAACGGTAACCGACCTTAATGTATCAAAATCCGACACTGTTAAAATAACCGTATCCCCGGAAATGCCCACTTTAATAGCCCCGGATTCAGGGCATACAACAAATGACTCTACTCCGTCTTTTGTATGGCATAAATCAACGGGAGCAACAAAATACAGGATTAAAATAGATTCTGACAGCACAGAAATTTCTGATACAGCCTTTACTTCCACTGCTCTATCAAAAACTACTCATCTTTGGCGGGTAAAAGCAGGTAATAATACGGGAAGATGGTCACCCTACTCGACAATATGGCAAATTATTATAAATTCTGTAGAGATTCAGGACACTTCTATTGCTACACCAAAAACGTTTTTCATTTCCAATAATTACCCAAACCCTTTTACAAATTCAACGACAATAGAATACGGGCTACCTATTAATGCTAATGTAACTATCAATATCTACAACTCATCCGGCCAAAAAATAATAACCCTCCTGAATAAATCACAGAATGCAGGTTATTATACTCTTGTATGGGATGGAAAAGATAATTCAGGTAAAAAAGCAGCTGCAGGGATTTATTTCTATATATTAAAAACTATGGAATTTACATCTACAAAAAAAATAATGTACCTAATAAAATGAGTATCGTATACAATGAAATCATTCTCAGCGAATCGGCTTTTTTCCATATGGTCACTTCCGCTATGGAAGTATATAGAAAAGAAGTAATCGGAATATTGATAAGCACAAGTAGCGCGGAAGGAAATACTTGCCACGTAAAATATGCAATCCCCCAGCAAGAAGCCGTCCGTAAGTTTACATGGGCAATAATTACAAATACCGAACAGAAATTAAAAGATACTATAGAAAATATGAATGCTGCTCTTTCAACAAAAAATAAAATAGTAGGCTACTTCCATTCCCATACTGATTTTGCAGATGTAAGAGCAATTCCGGAACCAAGTAAATTAGACTTAAAATCCTTTTCTGAACCTAATATACATATAATTATTGCAATAAATCACGCCTCTAAAACCTATCAATGGTTAGAAAATACGGACGGAACACTCTCCGGCACAGTAGGAAAATACCACATAAAATTACAGGGATATCTGTTTTCTAATAAAAAATCAAAACACTTACCCATAAAATTATCTTGATTCAATGTATTTCTTAAAAAAACTCCAACTCTCCCTGTTTGGCATTTTTATCACCGCCACGGCGGGATGTTTCATTTTTACTTCTCCCCTGTTTGGCAGGACTAATTGGGAAACCATTAAAACCGGAAATTTCACAATCATATATAAAAATGGTTATAAAGACTACGCTTTCGAGATTCTAAAGACTCTTGAATTTTATCGTCCTAAAATACAACGTCTCACCGGGAATTATGGAACTAACACCCCAATAGTAATCGAAGATGTCGGGACATTAACAAACGGGATAACAAATCCCGTATTTATTAATATTCATTTATTTACTTATCCCCCATCCATCAGCTCTCTTGGATATACGGAAAACTGGTGGGCTGATGTCGGAGTTCACGAATACACTCATATGCTTCACCTTACTAACACCTCAGGAATTCCGAATTTCTTAACTTCTTTTTATGGAACTTTTTTGGCGCCAAATATTTTCTCCCCGGAATGGATAGATGAAGGAATTGCCGTATACAGCGAATCCCAATTTTCCGAACACAACGGACGCCTTAACGATGGTTTTTTTGATGCTTACATCGGGGCAACTATAAAAGATAATAACTTTCCCTCCATAATCAAAGCAACATACTCCCCCTCGGAATTTCCGGGCGGCGAAGCCCCTTACCTTTATGGAAGCGAATTTTTTAATTACTTATCAAAAACCTATGGAGAAGATAAATTTGCTAAATTCTTTAATTCCTACGGGTCTTCTTTGCTCTCTTATGCTTCCCCCATCTTACCGTCATTAGGGTTAGACTTGACATCTAAAAGAATATACGGGAAATCACTAACAACTTTATGGAATAATTGGTACGAGTATGAAAAAGAAAAGTCAAAAAACTTCTCAATGGAAGGGGAAAAACTAACCAACTTCGGGTGGTATATTAATTACCCTGTAATATATAATAATAAACTCTTTTATCAAAAAAAATATGCCACAAAAACTGCACCCTTTAACGAACACTGGTCAAATAAAATTATAGAAATAGATTTAAACACCGGCAAAGAAAAAACGATTATTTCCTCGGTTCCCCCCTTCTCAATGCCAATAAGAATTCATAACGGAAATTTGTTTTATGCGCTTAATGAAATCAAAAAAGGATACGCTAACTCAAGCTATTCAACTTATGGACTTTATTCCATCATTTATAAAAAAAATATTTCTACGGGAAAAACTACAACCATTATCGGCGATGAAATAAGAGCTTTTGATGTTCTTCCAGATAATAATATTCTATATTCCAAAGATATAAAAGGAAAATTCGGTTCAGAAATATACCTTTATAACACACGTACCAAAACCAAAAAACTACTTTTCAATACGGAATTTTTAGTTGATGAAATACTTGCGCCAAATAGACAAACCACCGACAGTAGTCGGATATTTGTATCCGCCCGTAAAGACTGGCAGAACTTTAATGTTTATAACCTGAACATAGAAACTCGGGAATTTACTCCTTTAATTCATACTCCTTATTGTCAGGGCTCGCTTTCCGCTTATGATAATAAACTCTTTTTTACCTCGAATTATGAAAAAATATATTCTATCTATTGTTATGACTTGTCTAATAAAAAAACATACAGGCTTACTCAAAATGGATTCGCTTCTTCTTCCGCATATAACGAAAAAGATAGTTCTCTTTTCTTTGTTGGGTTAAATTCTTATGGAAATGATATTTACCGCAAAAAAGTAGAACTTAAAGAATTTGCAATGTCGGACTCACAATTTACTACCCCACCCGTATTTACCTTGAATGATAATGAAATCTATAGAGGCAACTACTTCGACAATCTGAAAACTTTGTTTCCTAAAATACACATACCTCTGGTCTTTTCAGATACACAGACAACCGAATTAGGAATGATGTTATACGGAAATGATGCGGTTGGAGACTTTTCCTATTTTACAAACATATTTTATGACCTCGGGAAAGAAAAAACTACTTGCTATTTTAATTTTACAAATAATTTCTTTGCTCCGCTCGTTTCTTACATTAATTTTGATAATTTTAACGCCGCCAAATTGCAACTCGGAACGGAATACCCATTCGTTAATAAACTTTCTTCCAAATTATTATTCGGCTTAGCAGGTAATTTATACAACGATTTTTCCCGCAAAGAAATTGAGCCGTATATGACAACAACTTTAGAAACACCTAACATCCATCAACAACTACTAATTGATATTCCCATAGAAAGTAAAAAAATAAATTCTGAAATTAATAGGACGGGAATCTATGCAGGCTGGAAGTTAATACATTATTTATCAAATAACCAATATTCAGTTAATATTAAAGGTATTTATGACCCTG includes:
- the rpmF gene encoding 50S ribosomal protein L32; the protein is MGAPRRRVTKTRGRDRRTNWKSKPTQLIACSKCGTLILPHRRCQKCGNYKDKEVLI
- a CDS encoding T9SS type A sorting domain-containing protein translates to MKKYLISGITIVFVLFITFLAKAIISEQITFSHLNVVPQEKTSQLSNIKNDFLVNNDTSGGCKQANPTVAMSYSGNILVAWEDMRNGNDYDIYACKYALNGIPLTSIFRVNNDSGGSAQNTPSISADSIGNFVIVWNDTRDGEPNIYGQLYNNQAIPQGNNFIVNDDNSGETQDEPAVAFLADNKFAVVWTDQRNRTTRDRDIYCQIYNLNGTKVGNNFFVNNDGSRVGQRTPHISPDGPNTFSVVWGDSRQNELDIFCQRYTSSGTPINTNFKVNDDTTNNFFGWYPFINSNLNNQNVIVWRDNRIKLSDPRIWGQKYQPSTGLIGTNFCVNLTGKCCWHSLTKLTSVGVDSAGNFNIVWTDNRRTQNATDTYIQKYDSNGNPIGNNTLVNNSPSDDPNTELLSSAPMIVTQKHNTQIQSTVVWQDKPDSEDINIMLQTYDNANNPIGNNINIVPEAGTRPQTQPQIAINENGNFVIVWEDRREWYHCDIFAQRYDKTGNPIGTNIKVNDSTHYDNNAMPAVAIDTNGAFIVVWRESDMFISARKYDTNGNPTSLPFQVICLTAGFAMASSEPKIAVDVKGNFVVVWEDLRLDNKFPDIFGQKYSADCTPIDTLFKVNEVTGNQSILPNISMKKNGEFIVVWQEEEYLQDKVHFDVEGQRFDSLGQKIGTNFIINDDAAFAVQQYNPTVVLKENGEFIVVWEDYRNGNADIYCQRLDSSALPIGSNFRINQDFDSSLQRFPAVTVIPESGNFIVSWTSSKNVNMQIMAQILDSTSNFIDNNFVVNETPFHASNQRWGKSGRNIAANNELIAFTWMDNRRLQGWDIYAKLIGKKSAIEDNSQTKIIISPNPVYKKLTVRYTVPKTGNYSISLYDIAGRQVIKQSQGKKTKGTHSAEFDVSKYSSGIYFTKVDGNLTPQSNVNKVVIFKDSK
- a CDS encoding Mov34/MPN/PAD-1 family protein; protein product: MSIVYNEIILSESAFFHMVTSAMEVYRKEVIGILISTSSAEGNTCHVKYAIPQQEAVRKFTWAIITNTEQKLKDTIENMNAALSTKNKIVGYFHSHTDFADVRAIPEPSKLDLKSFSEPNIHIIIAINHASKTYQWLENTDGTLSGTVGKYHIKLQGYLFSNKKSKHLPIKLS
- the panC gene encoding pantoate--beta-alanine ligase — encoded protein: MKTIMKHPAPTVKIISKISEMQEISKEIRKKNISIGFVPTMGALHKGHISLIDIAKKHSRFVVVSIFVNPTQFGPKEDFNKYPRTFNKDIELLSEKKIDILFAPTNNEVYPEGYRTYIDIPSFSNKLCGKSRPTHFKGVCTIVAKLFNIVNPDIAVFGEKDAQQVIILKKMTKDLNFPTKIITGKIIREPNGLAMSSRNKYLTNKQKQNASIIYKTLRETANKINKGERNIPKLKKFIKDGILTKMTYSSPSENSLKIDYIEIINKNNLQQPKTLKGECLIAIAVWYGKTRLIDNITVNC
- a CDS encoding C1 family peptidase, with amino-acid sequence MNIKLKFMINSFLLLSSITAFSTPFSLVKEQSGLTLYFPQPLLKEPIGCIYLNNEFLTALSEKNISDGNIPLNPSLSDKIIQSDKFTISILIQGAFNKNIIEITNSAVFSYKNSKTQYISETTTDNELKLLAFKRFDELRNIRKAIIDNNAHWTAGLNKIFMLPDEKRNNLFQGMHQPTDSTTQKSFVSPLALPDSFDWHTKDGKDWMSPVKDQGSVCGSCWAFGAVGVAEAATNIGENNPDIDLDLAEQTLVTDCCTSCGDCAGGNDETSLLFIKSTGIPLESCDPYTACNGVCDRCTDWLSQTRKITTYAKGQAGSGASNINISKLQTALSSGPISSYMNIYEDFLSYASGVYKHLTGLVLGAHIVVLTGWNNKDSCFNVKNSWSPTWGENGYFRIKYGQCSLGYFYCQATYTALSVNAGKDTSILSGDSITLSPTITGGAPNYSKTAPNNYTYNWTPSLGLSNPTIKTPKASPAVITNYILTVTDLNVSKSDTVKITVSPEMPTLIAPDSGHTTNDSTPSFVWHKSTGATKYRIKIDSDSTEISDTAFTSTALSKTTHLWRVKAGNNTGRWSPYSTIWQIIINSVEIQDTSIATPKTFFISNNYPNPFTNSTTIEYGLPINANVTINIYNSSGQKIITLLNKSQNAGYYTLVWDGKDNSGKKAAAGIYFYILKTMEFTSTKKIMYLIK
- a CDS encoding GAF domain-containing protein, with translation MQNFSHLIDKITVIVDNNLERDGKLKDICKLLKDNIPHYNWVGFYIAENSKPELILGPYIGTPTEHTKIPFGKGICGQAAERKETFVVQDVSKETNYLSCNINVKSEIVVPIFKDNKIVGELDIDSHATSPFTKEDKDFLENICKIISKVF
- a CDS encoding carboxymuconolactone decarboxylase family protein, which translates into the protein MAGKSINAFNKERKELNTTVMEYSGLSMKRFFSLDSQVYRKGKLSEKTKELIGLVSSLVLRCDDCIKYHTIQCYEKGITDNELEEAISIGLIVGGSITIPHIRKIFKLWKELKRNAKL